Within the Streptosporangium album genome, the region GCTGGATCCGCCGTTGGTGGTCGCCGATGAGGGCTACGGTCAAGACGGGGCCTTTCGCCTGGGCCTGACCGAGCGCGATATTCCCTACGTGGTGGGGGTGCGTTCCGATACCGCGCTGCTGGAGGCCGAGGCCTGCCGCAGCGTCGCGCCGTATGCGGGGACCGGGCGGCGGCCGGTGCCCCGCTACCGGCAGCGGCGGATCAGCGCCCGGCAGTTGGTGCTGGAGGGCGGGCGGCGCGCGCTGCACACAGTGCGGTGGCGGATGGGGTCCAAGGGGCCGTTGCGCTCGCGCTTTGCCGCGCTGCGGGTACGGCCGGCGGGCGTGCGGATCCGCCGCGCTTACGCGGGCGGGGAGTTGCCGGTGTGCTGGCTGCTAGCCGAATGGCCGCCCGGTGAGCCGGAGCCGGTCAAGTACTGGTTGTCCACGCTGGAGGCCGATGTTCCATTGCGGCGTCTGGTGGGTCTGGCGAAGATCCGCTGGCGCATCGAGCACGACTACCGTGAGCTGAAGACCGGCCTGGGCCTGGACCACTTCGAGGGTCGCACGTGGAGCGGTTGGCATCATCACGTCACCCTGGTCTCGGTCGCTCACGCGTTCTGCACCCTTGAAAGGCTCAACCCAAAAGCGCCGGCTGCGGCTTGAGCACCTACCGGGTCATCGCCGAGTTGCAGCTGCTTCTGGCCTGCTGGGCCGGTATCTGCCCCACCTGCCGCCGCGCGTTACCCAGACATGCCCAGCCCGTCCCCACCTAACCAAGCCCTACTTAGCTTGCGATTTAACGTCACTCTCGGTGTTCGTTGCCGGTCGTTACGGTCTTTCGGTAGGGCGGACGCTTGTCCTTCGGCCGGTTCCTTGATCCTTTTGGGCGTCCGGGTCCGGGTCGGGTGAGTTTCGGCGAGCCGGCGGGCGTCCCCAATTTCGCACGGAGACGGCGAAAGCCGAGGCGGACCCGGTACGGGCTGAGCGGCCTTCCCGGTTCGGGGCGTGGATGCCAGGGGCGGCGCAGGTCATCGACGTGCGGGCTGGCCAGCCGGAGTTGGGCGTAGGCGGCCATGATCAGATGCATCCAGCGGTCGGTGGCCTGCGCGGAGGAAAGGTGGGCGCGGGCCATGCCCAGGTAGACCTTGGCGAACCGGTGGAAATGCTCTTGGTCGAAGCGACGCAGGTAGGCCTTCCACAGCAGATCCACCAGATCCAGGTCGACCTCGACGGGCCCGGCATGCCACAGCCAGAGATCTTTGGTGGGCTTGCGGCCGTCGGGCAGCCGGTCCACGACGATCTGCAGGACGGTACCGCGCACGATGGGCAGCCGC harbors:
- a CDS encoding IS701 family transposase — translated: MTPQELEAVRARLETFAAEVFSGFARADQRRWGERYVRGLLTDGARKSMEPMAARLGVDRQGLQQFCTDAPWSHQLVLAELAWRMDAAIGPVAWVVDDVSFVKDGDESPGVAAQYCGALGKTANCQVAPSLHLVTDAASCPVNWRLFVPEQWDAASPRTEDPAAVAARRQRCRIPADVGHVPKWQLALDMIDELESWGLDPPLVVADEGYGQDGAFRLGLTERDIPYVVGVRSDTALLEAEACRSVAPYAGTGRRPVPRYRQRRISARQLVLEGGRRALHTVRWRMGSKGPLRSRFAALRVRPAGVRIRRAYAGGELPVCWLLAEWPPGEPEPVKYWLSTLEADVPLRRLVGLAKIRWRIEHDYRELKTGLGLDHFEGRTWSGWHHHVTLVSVAHAFCTLERLNPKAPAAA